A genomic stretch from Telopea speciosissima isolate NSW1024214 ecotype Mountain lineage chromosome 7, Tspe_v1, whole genome shotgun sequence includes:
- the LOC122668700 gene encoding uncharacterized protein LOC122668700 translates to MGNQFQAAIRSIQTSQAAPATPAAPAVPPPPAPQQDTEGRMMERFLKMQPLTFAGISKDTLLPVKWVKEMEKAFEFLGCNDQQKLICARYKLQYEAEAWWETTKPILQAAHLVLTWDIFKQAFFGNYFPTSVRKRKEIELAELVQGSKSVLEYQQKFEELFFFAPLHLGTDEAKAQKFEDGLRPQIASIMATRPTQGYSETVQTAKRVEDKQRDAYHVSQSSGKRATPFPDRGFNKYSRFSESSAVSSLPQRSESETSVTRPVYANPSTKVSDSTSTAPSSVAEYKCFTCGQMGHTSRTCHHKRPMLPPRQPAGRPQGRVYSVTVSEAKANQAVVTGNFLNSSLIVNFNHYCHAYIIIKSWHIGTILICDHPAYTLFDTGATHSFVSPSFAKRIGVLPKSLSEGLAVSTPTGSRIDLNTLYEPCAVRIAGRIVNAHLILLDMTDFDVILGMDWLSAYKANVLCAERKIVFQPKGKKGFIFMGDKKKRPKKMVISALEMKKLLNKGCQGYLVSVLDTRTQPASTKRE, encoded by the exons ATGGGTAATCAATTCCAAGCAGCCATCAGGAGTATCCAAACTTCACAAGCAGCCCCTGCAACTCCTGCAGCCCCTGCTGTCCCTCCCCCTCCTGCTCCACAACAGGACACTGAAGGCCGCATGATGGAACGGTTCCTCAAGATGCAGCCTTTAACTTTTGCTGGGATCAGCAAGGACACCCTGCTTCCTGTTAAATGGgtgaaagagatggagaaagccTTTGAGTTTCTGGGATGCAATGACCAGCAAAAACTCATCTGTGCTAGATATAAGCTACAGTATGAAGCAGAGGCTTGGTGGGAAACCACAAAGCCTATCTTGCAAGCGGCTCACCTTGTCCTAACTTGGGACATTTTTAAACAAGCTTTCTTTGGGAATTACTTCCCCACCAGtgtgaggaagaggaaagagattgaATTGGCTGAATTGGTTCAGGGATCGAAGTCAGTGCTGGAGTACCAGCAGAAGTTTGAAGagttatttttctttgctcctCTTCACTTGGGAACAGATGAAGCTAAAGCACAGAAGTTCGAAGATGGATTAAGGCCACAGATTGCTTCGATTATGGCCACCAGACCGACCCAAGGGTACTCAGAGACCGTGCAAACTGCAAAGAGGGTTGAGGATAAGCAGAGGGATGCTTATCATGTTAGTCAGTCTTCAGGCAAAAGGGCAACACCATTCCCTGACAGAGGATTCAACAAGTATAGTAGGTTTTCTGAATCTAGTGCAGTCTCATCCTTGCCACAGCGAAGTGAGTCTGAGACATCAGTAACCAGGCCGGTGTATGCCAATCCAAGCACCAAGGTGTCAGATTCTACTTCTACTGCTCCATCGAGTGTTGCTGAGTACAAATGTTTCACCTGTGGCCAGATGGGTCATACTTCTAGGACTTGCCATCACAAGAGGCCTATGCTTCCTCCTCGACAACCGGCCGGTAGACCTCAAGGTCGAGTCTACTCTGTGACAGTAAGTGAGGCTAAAGCCAATCAAGCTGTAGTTACTGGTAACTTTCTAAACTCAAGCTTGATAGTAAATTTCAATCATTATTGTCATGCATACATAATCATCAAGTCATGGCATATAGGTACCATCCTTATATGTGATCATCCAGCATATACATTGTTCGATACTGGAGCGACGCACTCCTTTGTATCTCCGTCCTTTGCTAAGAGGATTGGTGTGTTACCTAAGAGTTTATCAGAAGGTTTAGCAGTCAGTACACCTACCGGGTCAAGAATAGACTTGAATACTTTATATGAACCGTGTGCAGTGAGAATTGCTGGTAGAATCGTGAATGCACATCTGATTCTGCTCGATATGactgactttgatgtcatattggGTATGGACTGGTTGTCGGCTTATAAAGCTAATGTACTATGTGCTGAAAGGAAGATAGTATTCCAGCCAAAGGGCAAGAAAGGATTCATCTTCATGGGTGATAAGAAGAAAAGGCCAAAGAAGATGGTGATTTCAGCCTTGGAAATGAAGAAACTGTTGAACAAGGGATGCCAAGGATACCTTGTGTCGGTTTTGGATACCAGGACACAG CCTGCCTCCACCAAGAGAGAATGA